In Rattus norvegicus strain BN/NHsdMcwi chromosome 1, GRCr8, whole genome shotgun sequence, a genomic segment contains:
- the Mrgprb3l gene encoding mas-related G-protein coupled receptor member B3-like: protein MDLRTSLRDITTLDKNNIHFSLCSIEFQVMSLLSLIISPVGMVLNGIVLWFLAFQNHRNAFSAYIINLVVADFLFLCSHFIFSLLIVLTHYTILMYIRQILDTVTIFAYFFGLSIITIISIECWLSVMWPIWYHCQRLRLTSAVICVLLWVVSLLFPALQMKTCSLLLNTLDNSRCEIINFISSAWLIVLFVVLCCFSLILLLRISCGSQQVHVTRLYVTISLRVLFCLLFGIPFGIYWMVDQWNEENFSFRACGFSHDILYLYCINICANATVYFLVGSIRHGKFQRMTLKLILQRAIQDTPEEDGGERGPSGNPEELRTV, encoded by the coding sequence ATGGATCTAAGAACATCACTAAGAGATATCACAACATTGGATAAAAACAACATTCATTTTTCACTTTGTTCCATCGAGTTTCAAGTCATGAGTTTGCTTTCTCTCATCATTTCTCCTGTTGGGATGGTACTAAATGGCATAGTCCTATGGTTCCTGGCCTTCCAGAATCATAGGAATGCCTTCTCTGCCTACATCATCAACCTGGTTGTGGCTGACTTTCTCTTCCTGTGTTCTCACTTCATATTTTCCCTTCTTATTGTTCTCACCCACTACACTATTTTAATGTACATTAGACAGATTTTGGATACTGTGAcaatatttgcttatttttttggCCTGAGCATTATCACCATCATTAGCATTGAGTGCTGGTTGTCTGTCATGTGGCCCATCTGGTATCACTGTCAACGTCTGAGACTCACATCAGCTGTCATCTGTGTCTTGCTTTGGGTTGTATCCCTGCTGTTTCCTGCCCTGCAGATGAAAACATGTAGCTTGCTGCTTAATACCTTAGACAATTCTCGGTGTGAGATAATCAATTTCATCTCTAGTGCatggttaattgttttatttgtgGTTCTATGTTGTTTCAGCCTCATCTTGCTTCTCAGGATCTCCTGTGGATCACAACAGGTTCATGTGACCAGGCTGTATGTGACCATTTCACTCAGGGTGCTATTTTGCCTGCTCTTTGGCATTCCCTTTGGGATATACTGGATGGTTGACCaatggaatgaagaaaatttttcttttagagCTTGTGGTTTTTCACATGATATACTATACCTATACTGTATTAACATCTGTGCCAATGCTACTGTTTACTTCCTTGTTGGCTCCATTAGGCATGGCAAGTTCCAGAGGATGACTCTGAAGCTGATTCTGCAGAGGGCCATACAGGACACCCCTGAGGAAGATGGTGGAGAGAGGGGTCCTTCAGGAAATCCTGAAGAACTGAGAACAGTCTAG